The genomic window CTACCAAGTAGCAGGTTACAAACTTATCCTCATCTGAAAAGTAGACGCGCAAGACCTTGCCATCCTGCTCCCTATGACTCTCAAGGCCACCAAAAGAGGCCAAGACCTCGTCAACTGTAACACTGGTCGGTGCTAGCTTGATATCTGTAAAATGATTGTAAAGCCAGATTACCTGATCATCCGCAAAGCCGATATTGGCCGTTAAATGCTGGATATTGTCTGCTAAAATCAAGTCGGTAAAGATAAACTTAGATGCTAGGTCTAAGCTTCTAAAAATCCCTGCTCGGTAGGCCTGGGCATATTCGACACCACTGCTCGCCCAACCGATTCCTAGATTTATATTGTAAATTGTCATATGATCCTCTTTTTATGGAAAATGGGTGAGAATCTCACCTTTGGGCGTTACTTCCACAATCCCCATGAGAAGATTGCGTACCATATCTGTACGGATTTGTTGCTTCATGGTTTCAAAGCCTGCATAGGCCTCCTGATAGTACTCTACGATAGGGTTCTTTTGAGAAGCAGACTGGCTCCCGATTGCTAGACTGAGCTGTTGGAGGTAGTCGACTTGCTCAACCCAGTTGTCATCAATAGCCTTGAGCATGGATATTCTCAGAAAAGAATCATAGAGCTGGTGAGGTTGGAGAAGTTCCTTTTTAGCTGCGATTCCCTTGGCTATTATTTGCTCTAGTAACTCCCGAATCTGATCTGCATCAGCTAAATCCAAATCAGCTGGTAATTCTCTCATCCCAAAGCTAATATTGGTCACGATGAAATAAAAGAGCTCTTGGGAGCTGCTATAGGCTTTTTCTGAGATTTGTTTGGTATAGTCTGCCAGTATCTCCTCAAGGATATGCTCTAGATCACGGCTTCCATCCAGCAAGCGATCTCTTTCTTTGTAGACCATCTGGCGCTGGATATTGACGCTTTCCGCATACTCTAAGGTTTGTCTGCGTGCTGAGCGACTGGCACTATCACTAGCCTCTTGGGCTTTTCTGACGAGATTGCGGTACTTGCGAGCCTTGAGTAAGATGGGTTTACTAATATCTTCCACTTGGTAGTCTTGATACAGGTCATGAACCCAAGACGGCCCGAACTTTTTGATCACATCATCTTCAAGCGATACGAAAAATTGAGACATGCCTGGATCACCCTGGCGGCCAGAACGACCTCTGATTTGCAGGTCAATCCGTCGGCTCTCCATTCGCTCGGTACCGATCACAATCAAACCGCCCAATTCTGCAACACCTGGACCGAGTTTGATATCTGTCCCGCGACCTGCCATAGAAGTCGCAACGGTCACTGCCCCCATCTGTCCAGACTCTGCAATGATTTGGGCTTCACGTGCCGCATGATTGGCATTGAGGACATTGTGGGAAATCCCCTCTCGCAAGAGCAAGGATGAGTATAGCTGGGACATTTCTACAGATCCGACAAAAATCAGGAGTGGATTGCCTTTGGCGTGGTAGGTCTTGATAGCTTCGAGAGAAGCATAGACTTTCTCAGGGAGGGTCACATAGAGATTGTCCGGATGGTCCATTCGCCTAAGTGGGCGATTGGTTGGGATGCGAATGACAGACATGTTGTAAGTTTCGAAAAATTCTTTCTCTGCCACCTTTCCAGTTCCTGTCATACCTGAGATTTTGCGAAACATCTTAAGGAGACTCTGGTAGGTGATTGAAGCCATGGCTCTGGTTTCAGGAGAAAGTTTCACATGTTCCTTGGCTTCGATGGCTTGATGGAGACCGCCTTGAAGCTTGGTCATTTCCATCAAACGCCCTGTTCCCTTGTCTAACAAGACCATTTCTTGCCCTCGAACCAGATAGTCCTTGTCCTTGGTAAAGAGCGTATGAGCTCTGAGCGCATAGACTAGATGTCGAACATAACTGGCGTACTCTTCCTTGTAGAGATGGTCGATTCCTAGGAATCCTTCAACCGTCTGGGCCCCCTTACGGGTTAACCAAACTTGGTCTTTTTCTTCCTTGTAGATGTAGTCCACTCCCTCAACCAAGGTCGTCACTAGGGTATCAATCATCCCATAATAGTTAGACTGGACACGGGGAGAGCCTGCGATAATCAAGGGAGTTTGGGCACTATCGAGTAGAATGTCATCGATCTCATCGATGATGACATAGTTAAAGGGAGGCAGGAATTTCCCCTCACGAGTGGAGGCAAGATTATCATTGAGATAGTCAAATCCCAAGACACTATTGGTCGTGTAGACGATATCTGAGGTGTAGATCTTTCTTTTCTCTTCCGCAGTCAAGTCCTCTTTTGGATCCTCTGAAAAAGGCAGACCTACAGTTAGACCTAAAAATTGGTAGACTGGACCCATTTCACTTGCGTCCCGTCTAGCCAGATAGTCATTGGTCGTGACCAGCATACTGCCTTTACCCGTTAAAGCATTGAGGTAGAGGGGCATGGTTGCAGTCAAGGTCTTTCCTTCACCCGTATTCATCTCTGCCACATTTCCTTGATGGATTACAATGGCTCCCATGACTTGCACATCATAGGGAAAGAGACCCAAGACACGTTTATCTGCCTCACGTACAAGAGCATAGGCTTCTACTAATAGCTCATCCAAGGTTTCTCCCTGGGCAAGTCGCTGGCGAAACTCCTCTGTCTTTGCAGCCATTTCCTCATCACTGAGAGCTGCCATCTCTTCTTTGAGGGTGTTGATTTGGCTTAGAAGCATCTTGACCATTCTCAGTTGTCTTTCCTGATACAAACGATTAAACACCAGCATCCTCCTCAATAGAAAACGAAACAAAGTCAAGAGCCTCAAAACCTGCACTAATCAAGGAAAGGCGATAGGTGTAGGCCGCTTCAGGATAGGTGAAGCTAAAAGAAAATTGCCTTTCAATCTTCTCCTCGATGATTTCCTCATAACGGTTTAAAAAAGTCAGTTTGAGATAGAGGCCATTGGTCGGTTGAACTCGCATCTTCATGGATAGGCGGTAGGTATAATTTTTCTTAAGAAGAGGGAGGCTGGGCTGGCTCCTAGTAGCCTGGTAATTGACACTAGAAAACCAGGTTTTAAGGGTTTCACCTGAAGCCAGCAAAGGATTTTTCAGGGTAACATGACCGTCTGCATGATAGGTGATCTGGCTCCCGTAAAGATAAGTGGCTCCCATCTCACCCCACCTAATATCCTCTCTCTTGATGATAATCATGTCTCACCTCTTCCGTATTCTTCTAGTATCATCTTGTAAAAATGAATAAACCAGGCAACGTTTGTACCTGTGTCATCATTGTGTCGACCTGCTGTCCCTTTTGACAAGATCTTAGCTCCTGTCTGACAAAGTGTCTCCACTAGCTGGTCATA from Streptococcus oralis includes these protein-coding regions:
- the asp3 gene encoding accessory Sec system protein Asp3, with translation MIIIKREDIRWGEMGATYLYGSQITYHADGHVTLKNPLLASGETLKTWFSSVNYQATRSQPSLPLLKKNYTYRLSMKMRVQPTNGLYLKLTFLNRYEEIIEEKIERQFSFSFTYPEAAYTYRLSLISAGFEALDFVSFSIEEDAGV
- the secA2 gene encoding accessory Sec system translocase SecA2 yields the protein MFNRLYQERQLRMVKMLLSQINTLKEEMAALSDEEMAAKTEEFRQRLAQGETLDELLVEAYALVREADKRVLGLFPYDVQVMGAIVIHQGNVAEMNTGEGKTLTATMPLYLNALTGKGSMLVTTNDYLARRDASEMGPVYQFLGLTVGLPFSEDPKEDLTAEEKRKIYTSDIVYTTNSVLGFDYLNDNLASTREGKFLPPFNYVIIDEIDDILLDSAQTPLIIAGSPRVQSNYYGMIDTLVTTLVEGVDYIYKEEKDQVWLTRKGAQTVEGFLGIDHLYKEEYASYVRHLVYALRAHTLFTKDKDYLVRGQEMVLLDKGTGRLMEMTKLQGGLHQAIEAKEHVKLSPETRAMASITYQSLLKMFRKISGMTGTGKVAEKEFFETYNMSVIRIPTNRPLRRMDHPDNLYVTLPEKVYASLEAIKTYHAKGNPLLIFVGSVEMSQLYSSLLLREGISHNVLNANHAAREAQIIAESGQMGAVTVATSMAGRGTDIKLGPGVAELGGLIVIGTERMESRRIDLQIRGRSGRQGDPGMSQFFVSLEDDVIKKFGPSWVHDLYQDYQVEDISKPILLKARKYRNLVRKAQEASDSASRSARRQTLEYAESVNIQRQMVYKERDRLLDGSRDLEHILEEILADYTKQISEKAYSSSQELFYFIVTNISFGMRELPADLDLADADQIRELLEQIIAKGIAAKKELLQPHQLYDSFLRISMLKAIDDNWVEQVDYLQQLSLAIGSQSASQKNPIVEYYQEAYAGFETMKQQIRTDMVRNLLMGIVEVTPKGEILTHFP